One genomic window of Sebastes umbrosus isolate fSebUmb1 chromosome 15, fSebUmb1.pri, whole genome shotgun sequence includes the following:
- the irx4b gene encoding iroquois-class homeodomain protein IRX-4b has translation MAYSQLGYSYSTPPQFLMTSSSLAGCLEPGTPPSHPVTLRSPGHQLTSSTGIGVYSGTYPKSQGYYNTCSSDATALYPRGPLDPKDGAASVGTSQTPAYYPYEYAFGQYPYDRYGYSCSDGASRRKNATRETTSTLKAWLQEHQKNPYPTKGEKIMLAIITRMTLTQVSTWFANARRRLKKENKVTWSPRACKSSDDRGCDDDSDEAEKPLKNDKDLPDQQCADLQSDLEDFDLLESDGSDCEPKPQFLTEDNDANTDLPHGHLTHNPDPLHGKERLSPDCPKLTPVQQQNHTFYPNSDPRSTDSKPKIWSIAHTAVSLQPEYPPCMLSSTGSSSPGYPSNMALTKADREQESPVATLREWVDGVFHGPPFQQLPKPAEVWKGLNDAVIDSRQSFELVRSTSSL, from the exons ATGGCTTACTCTCAACTGGGATACTCCTACTCCACCCCACCGCAG TTTCTGATGACCTCCAGCTCTCTGGCCGGTTGTCTGGAGCCGGGTACGCCTCCGTCTCACCCGGTCACACTGCGCTCTCCAGGCCACCAGCTCACCTCTTCCACCGGCATTGGAGTCTACAGCGGAACTTATCCAAAGAGCCAAGGTTACTATAACACCTGCTCCAGCGACGCCACCGCTCTCTACCCCAGA GGGCCACTAGATCCCAAAGACGGAGCTGCATCTGTGGGGACATCTCAGACTCCTGCCTACTATCCCTATGAATACGCATTTGGACAATATCCGTATGACAGATATGG GTATTCCTGCTCTGACGGCGCTTCCCGTCGTAAAAATGCCACCCGAGAGACCACGAGCACCCTGAAGGCTTGGCTGCAGGAACACCAGAAGAACCCCTACCCCACAAAGGGAGAGAAGATAATGCTCGCCATCATCACCAGGATGACCCTTACACAG gtGTCTACATGGTTTGCCAATGCACGCAGGAGGCTGAAGAAGGAGAACAAGGTGACGTGGTCACCGCGGGCTTGTAAGAGCTCTGACGATCGGGGCTGTGATGATGACAGTGACGAAGCTGAGAAGCCACTTAAAAATGACAAAGACCTTCCTG ATCAACAGTGTGCAGACCTGCAGAGTGACCTTGAGGACTTCGACCTGCTGGAGTCAGATGGTTCCGACTGTGAACCGAAGCCACAGTTTCTAACTGAGGACAATGACGCAAACACAGACCTCCCACACGGGCATCTCACACACAACCCAGACCCGCTGCACGGAAAAGAGAGACTGTCTCCAGACTGCCCCAAACTCACGCCGGTCCAACAGCAAAACCACACCTTCTATCCCAATTCAGACCCTCGAAGCACAGACAGCAAGCCGAAAATTTGGTCCATCGCTCACACCGCTGTGTCTCTGCAGCCAGAGTACCCTCCCTGCATGCTGTCGTCGACCGGGTCCTCCTCTCCTGGGTATCCATCAAATATGGCGCTAACCAAGGCAGACAGGGAACAGGAGTCGCCAGTCGCCACGCTCAGAGAATGGGTGGATGGAGTTTTCCATGGTCCTCCTTTCCAACAACTGCCCAAACCAGCGGAGGTGTGGAAAGGCTTAAATGATGCCGTGATAGACAGCAGACAGTCCTTTGAACTTGTTCGGTCTACGTCATCGTTGTAG
- the ndufs6 gene encoding NADH dehydrogenase [ubiquinone] iron-sulfur protein 6, mitochondrial, producing MAAAAGRVLSFSKHAKLLVSPLRLSAVPAHRYSVEVSSTGEAITHTGQVYDENDPRRARFVGRQKEVNTNFAIKLVAEEPVTDIAARVVSCDGGGGALGHPKVYINLDKETKVGTCGYCGLQFKQIHHH from the exons ATGGCGGCCGCAGCGGGCAGAGTTCTGTCCTTCAGTAAACATGCTAAGCTGCTGGTTTCACCTCTGAGGCTGTCTGCTGTACCTGCTCACCGCTACAGCGTAGAGGTGTCCAGTACCGGCGAGGCCATTACTCACACCGGACAG GTGTATGATGAAAATGATCCCAGGAGAGCCCGATTCGTTGGCAGACAGAAAGAG GTGAATACGAACTTTGCCATCAAACTGGTGGCAGAGGAGCCAGTGACTGACATTGCGGCCAGAGTGGTGTCCTgtgatggaggtggaggagccCTGGGTCATCCCAAGGTCTACATCAACCTG gataaagagacaaaaGTGGGCACATGTGGCTACTGTGGATTACAGTTCAAGCAGATTCATCATCACTGA
- the mrpl36 gene encoding 39S ribosomal protein L36, mitochondrial translates to MASLLLKHLASSLTRQVAQMSRLNLSLSSPAASAYRCLCTLTTAPRTLLLSSPRVSSIQPPSSSGSSAQCGPPLLGHCQHLPCIQPSAGMKTKSALKRRCKDCFMVRRRGRLFVFCKTNPRHKQRQG, encoded by the coding sequence ATGGCATCCCTCCTCTTGAAGCACCTGGCTTCCTCCCTGACCCGCCAAGTGGCCCAGATGAGCCGGTTAAATCTGAGCCTCTCCTCACCAGCAGCTAGTGCCTATAGATGTCTCTGCACCCTCACCACAGCTCCCCGCACACTACTCCTGTCATCACCCAGAGTCAGCTCCATCCAGCCCCCCTCGTCTTCTGGCTCCTCTGCTCAGTGCGGACCACCTCTGTTGGGACATTGCCAGCATCTTCCCTGTATACAGCCCTCTGCGGGGATGAAAACCAAGTCTGCCCTTAAGAGGCGCTGCAAAGACTGTTTCATGGTTCGACGCAGGGGGCGTTTGTTTGTGTTCTGCAAGACAAATCCGAGACACAAGCAGAGGCAGGGTTAA